A portion of the Stegostoma tigrinum isolate sSteTig4 chromosome 44, sSteTig4.hap1, whole genome shotgun sequence genome contains these proteins:
- the LOC132206950 gene encoding histone H1-like: MSDSAAAETAPPASASTKPKTPKKKKAAAPRKKPAGPGLGERIVKIVGENSDRKGTSLAAIKKALQRSGVNVEKQNAQIRMATKRFLAKGSLVLVKGQGISGSFKLPKNQVKAKVGKKARPAAAAKKAAVKKTTAKKVAAKKSPAKKATGKKAAGKKAATPKKAAKKAAPQKKTPVKKVKKTKSPKASKPAPKSAKYLKKPVDAIFPWYKAECAQLLPTNSRHVPVIRMENIFPIVRAD, encoded by the exons ATGAGCGACAGTGCAGCCGCCGAAACGGCTCCTCCAGCCTCCGCCAGCACTAAACCCAAGACTCCCAAGAAGAAGAAGGCGGCGGCCCCCAGGAAAAAACCAGCCGGTCCCGGGCTGGGCGAGCGGATTGTGAAGATTGTCGGGGAGAACAGCGATCGGAAGGGGACGTCTCTGGCCGCTATAAAGAAGGCGCTGCAGAGAAGCGGGGTCAATGTGGAGAAGCAGAATGCACAGATCAGGATGGCTACCAAGAGGTTCCTGGCGAAAGGCTCCCTGGTTCTGGTGAAGGGCCAGGGCATCTCCGGCTCCTTCAAACTCCCAAAGAATCAGGTCAAGGCAAAAGTGGGAAAGAAGGCGAGACCCGCAGCAGCCGCCAAGAAAGCAGCCGTGAAGAAAACAACGGCCAAGAAGGTGGCAGCGAAGAAATCCCCAGCCAAGAAAGCAACAGGAAAGAAAGCGGCCGGCAAGAAGGCAGCAACGCCAAAAAAAGCGGCGAAGAAAGCAGCgcctcagaaaaagactcccgTGAAGAAGGTGAAAAAGACCAAGAGCCCCAAGGCCTCAAAACCGGCCCCGAAATCG gcaaaATACTTGAAGAAACCAGTTGATGCAATATTTCCTTGGTACAAAGCCGAGTGTGCGCAGTTGCTTCCAACTAACAGCAGGCACGTTCCTGTGATCAGAATGGAGAATAtctttcccatagtcagagcggATTGA